One genomic region from Salvia hispanica cultivar TCC Black 2014 chromosome 2, UniMelb_Shisp_WGS_1.0, whole genome shotgun sequence encodes:
- the LOC125207359 gene encoding bidirectional sugar transporter SWEET17-like gives MDALIFFVGIIGNIISVLVFLSPVKTFARIVKHKTTEEFESLPYICTLLNSSLWTYYGIIKPDAYLVATVNGFGVVVELIYVALFFYFASLPSIKAKTAILFGVIDVGFFVVAVLATYMALQGDARIDAIGFISSALNVVMYASPLAAMKRVMQTKSVEYMPFLLTFFLFLNGGVWTFYAVLAQDWFLGVPNAIGLLLGIIQLALYAIYNTQPSKHSHHTDPLLPVSDE, from the exons ATGGATGCTCTAATCTTCTTCGTTGGTATTATAG GGAACATAATCTCAGTTCTTGTGTTTCTATCTCCAGT GAAAACGTTTGCTCGGATTGTGAAACATAAGACGACAGAGGAGTTCGAGAGCCTTCCGTACATTTGTACGCTGCTGAATTCGTCTCTGTGGACATACTATGGGATCATTAAACCCGACGCGTACTTGGTAGCTACGGTCAATGGCTTCGGAGTGGTTGTGGAGCTCATATACGTTGCtttgttcttttattttgcttcTCTTCCATCCATAAAG GCTAAGACAGCAATACTATTTGGAGTGATAGATGTGGGATTTTTTGTTGTAGCTGTATTAGCCACATATATGGCTTTGCAAGGGGATGCCAGGATTGATGCAATTGGCTTCATCTCATCAGCCCTCAATGTTGTTATGTATGCTTCACCTCTTGCAGCCATG AAAAGGGTGATGCAAACAAAGAGTGTGGAGTATATGCCTTTCCTTCTAACATTTTTCCTATTCTTGAATGGAGGGGTTTGGACTTTCTATGCAGTGCTAGCGCAGGACTGGTTCCTTGGG GTGCCAAATGCGATTGGATTATTGCTGGGAATAATTCAGTTGGCGCTCTACGCTATTTATAACACTCAACCATCAAAGCATTCTCACCACACAGATCCATTGCTACCTGTTTCTGAtgagtaa
- the LOC125208453 gene encoding bidirectional sugar transporter SWEET16-like encodes MASLSFIIGIIGNVISILMFTSPIKTFKQVVKNKSTEDYKGLPYITTLLSTSLWTFYGLLKTGGLLVVTVNGAGAALHVVYVIIFLIYAPHNIKIKSVKLVAAVNVAFLGIVIIITLLALKGATRITLVGLLCAGLTIGMYAAPLSAMRTVIKTKSVKYMPFFLSFFQFLNGGVWSTYALLVKDYYIGVPNGIGFVLGSLQLILYMMYKNKSRPVESDDERKEKEGSAHLVKDGLQLQDLDEKTKNGSTLHKANSLPNTSIITQHDMKTPSLGPLELENFTQRDIETGSQSNIGL; translated from the exons ATGGCTAGCTTAAGCTTCATTATTGGGATCATTG GAAATGTGATTTCTATACTTATGTTTACGTCTCCAAT AAAAACATTCAAGCAGGTAGTGAAGAACAAATCAACAGAGGATTACAAAGGACTCCCTTACATAACCACCTTACTGAGTACAAGTTTATGGACATTTTACGGACTCCTTAAGACCGGAGGTTTGCTCGTCGTGACCGTGAATGGAGCAGGAGCTGCTTTGCACGTCGTCTACGTCATCATCTTCCTCATATACGCTCCCCACAACATCAAG ATAAAATCGGTGAAGTTGGTAGCGGCAGTGAATGTTGCGTTTCTTGGAATTGTGATAATTATAACCCTATTAGCTTTGAAAGGAGCAACTCGGATCACATTGGTTGGACTATTATGTGCTGGACTTACTATTGGGATGTATGCTGCACCTCTCTCCGCCATG AGGACAGTGATTAAGACGAAGAGTGTGAAGTATATGCCTTTCTTCCTTTCCTTCTTCCAATTTCTCAACGGAGGCGTTTGGTCCACATACGCCCTACTCGTTAAAGATTACTACATTGGA GTGCCAAATGGAATTGGATTCGTATTGGGCTCGCTCCAATTAATCCTATACATGATGTACAAGAATAAATCGAGGCCCGTAGAATCGGATGATGAAAGGAAAGAAAAGGAAGGATCGGCCCATCTCGTAAAAGATGGGCTTCAATTGCAAGATTTGGACGAGAAGACGAAAAATGGGAGTACTCTACACAAAGCCAATAGCCTTCCCAACACCTCAATCATCACCCAACATGATATGAAAACACCTTCTTTGGGCCCATTGGAATTGGAGAATTTCACTCAGAGAGACATTGAAACAGGTTCACAATCAAATATTGGGCTTTAA
- the LOC125207358 gene encoding serine/threonine-protein phosphatase PP1 isozyme 9-like translates to MMTMEGMMDTAVLDDIIRRLLEGKGGKQVKLSEVEIRQLCVNARQIFLSHPNLVPVHAPLRICGDIHGQYQDLLRLLEYGGYPPSVTYLFLGDYVDRGKQSLETICLLLAYKVRYPTKVFLLRGNHEDAKINRVYGFYDECKRRFNVRLWKIFTDCFNCLPVAALIDEKILCMHGGLSPELKNLDQIRELSRPTEIPDSGLLCDLLWSDPDGKIDGWADSDRGISCTFGAGAVAEFLDNNELDLICRGHQVVEDGYEFFAQRRLVTIFSAPNYGGEFDNAGALLNVDESLICSFEILKPAPSNSKVPLKKPPKTGGSM, encoded by the exons ATGATGACGATGGAGGGCATGATGGATACGGCGGTGCTGGATGATATAATCAGGCGTCTATTGGAAGGGAAAGGAGGGAAACAGGTGAAGCTCTCCGAGGTTGAAATTCGCCAGCTCTGCGTCAACGCCCGCCAAatcttcctctctcacccCAATCTCGTCCCTGTCCATGCCCCTCTCAGGATCTGCG GTGACATACACGGTCAGTACCAAGACCTTTTGAGGCTCTTGGAATATGGTGGATATCCCCCATCTGTAACTTACCTCTTTCTCGGAGATTATGTTGATAGAGGCAAGCAGAGTTTGGAAACAATATGCTTATTATTGGCTTACAAAGTAAGGTATCCCACTAAAGTTTTCCTCTTGAGGGGAAACCATGAAGATGCGAAGATCAACCGTGTTTATGGATTTTATGATGAATGCAAGAGGAGGTTCAATGTCCGGCTTTGGAAGATATTCACCGACTGCTTTAATTGTTTGCCCGTTGCTGCACTCATAGATGAAAAGATACTCTGCATGCACGGTGGACTCTCTCCAGAGCTCAAAAACTTGGACCAGATTAGAGAGCTTTCGAGGCCAACTGAGATTCCCGATAGTGGTCTACTATGTGATTTGCTTTGGTCCGATCCTGATGGCAAGATTGATGGCTGGGCTGATAGCGATAGGGGCATTTCTTGTACTTTTGGGGCTGGTGCAGTTGCGGAGTTTTTGGATAACAATGAGTTGGATCTCATTTGCAGGGGTCATCAG GTGGTGGAGGATGGATATGAATTCTTTGCCCAAAGAAGACTTGTGACTATATTTTCCGCCCCAAACTATGGTGGAGAGTTTGACAATGCTGGTGCCCTTTTAAACGTGGATGAATCGCTAATATGTTCGTTTGAGATACTAAAACCTGCACCAAGCAATTCAAAAGTTCCTCTAAAGAAG CCTCCCAAAACTGGAGGCAGCATGTAG